In one Oryza glaberrima chromosome 2, OglaRS2, whole genome shotgun sequence genomic region, the following are encoded:
- the LOC127761852 gene encoding uncharacterized protein LOC127761852, with translation MKAEKAAVAVGGGGGGDEWRCRKHPVARSGGGVCPHCLRDRLLRLCPNCAHVRPCPCTCASPSSSSSASGEAVGRVHTLIEREHRIARSRSVAASSSLAAASTASATAGAVGGRRKARVWGWPPFWKPAAKDGVAAAAEEDDEEEEGMGLARSSSVSATVVEAKAAAAAAKARWGWHFPSPLKAFRHRRSSASMPERG, from the coding sequence ATGAAGGCCGAGAAGGCAgcggtcgccgtcggcggcggcggcggcggcgacgagtggCGGTGCCGGAAGCACCCGGTGGCGAGATCCGGCGGCGGGGTGTGCCCGCACTGCCTCCGCGACAGGCTCCTCCGCCTCTGCCCCAACTGCGCGCACGTGCGACCCTGCCCCTGCACGTGCGcgtccccgtcctcctcctcgtcggcgtccggCGAAGCGGTCGGCCGGGTCCACACCCTCATCGAGCGGGAGCACCGGATTGCGCGGTCACGGTCCgtcgccgcgtcctcctccctcGCGGCGGCCTCCACCGCATCAGCCACTGCCGGCGCGGTCGGGGGGAGGCGGAAGGCGAGGGTCTGGGGCTGGCCGCCGTTCTGGAAGCCCGCGGCCAAGGACGGCGTtgctgctgcggcggaggaggacgacgaggaggaggaggggatggggctCGCGAGGTCGAGCTCGGTCTCCGCGACGGTAGTGGAGGCAaaagcggcggccgcggcggcgaaggcgcggTGGGGGTGGCACTTCCCGAGCCCGCTCAAGGCGTTCCGGCACCGGAGATCGTCGGCGAGCATGCCGGAGCGAGGATGA
- the LOC127762000 gene encoding uncharacterized protein LOC127762000, whose amino-acid sequence MDGASEKPPHKDYYKVLEVDYDASDDTIKLSYRRLALKWHPDKHKGDNDVTAKFQEINEAYTVLSDPAKRLEYDLSGCYELNRYTLREYLTRFKGMILTCNGLGIDHSSKWARHLRELEPH is encoded by the exons ATGGACGGAGCAAGCGAGAAGCCTCCCCACAAG GACTATTACAAAGTTCTGGAGGTTGATTACGATGCATCCGATGACACCATCAAATTGAGTTATAGAAGATTAGCTTTG AAGTGGCATCCAGACAAGCATAAGGGGGATAATGATGTCACAGCTAAATTTCAGGAGATCAATGAAGCCTACACAG TTCTAAGTGATCCAGCTAAGCGCCTTGAATACGACCTTTCCGGATGTTATGAGTTAAATCGATATACTTTGCGT GAGTACCTTACAAGGTTTAAGGGTATGATACTTACCTGCAATGGTCTTGGCATAGACCATTCTTCAAAATG GGCCCGGCATTTGAGGGAATTGGAGCCCCATTGA
- the LOC127761998 gene encoding ubiquitin carboxyl-terminal hydrolase 21 isoform X1: protein MADQDGAAAVSEAEAAPVQVETGAESGDAESEQYQPFFSMCQPIRSVSYSNSWDMVCAPTIKSNEHNSNLDSMDDKYMLSAPWPENGQPQSENDMDLLDGDTNMQSEPLSTEQPSSNDEIDIWDGKTKQDSSSLLDSKLYNSGSGAEPCNMEGQQFSLSFSRNTQSQLVGSGLGNMGNTCFLNSILQCVTHTVPLFLRLRSTDHCAPCSYDKDGFCSFCALKEHIDESIRRSGSVIRPVRFRDNLRKLSSDFRPGQQEDAHEFLRCLLDNLDKCTTDPKPKNKPSSFDEESIVKQVFGGRLKSKLTCCECGHCSETYEPFLDLSLEIDQADNLIDALESFTKLERIGDAEDKLNCEHCNAKVCKNKQLMLDRSPDVVAIHLKRFTSLDRSVEKIDKHVVYPLELDLKPFHCDPDINKELKYDLYGVVEHSGSPSYGHYVCSVRSSPSTWHLMNDSHVDLISEASALNQEGYILFYIRQGKFQWFSSLLEQKDDLHPENTSGASPVSVLENIDVDCPTSSGEATNSSGDKLEKDETSQCKTSFLEEPAKGCPIDAINKADLKDEIVPCISSHHDCVAIRCPGSAADITNLDRPSTPSPKRKRFFSDDNEFNVFEFEDFGDEDETPLLGNLKFTSKAKKAKVESASKSTKGPCIDKNVTRLVRSMPSTRRKGIVDCLSQLNAEQDSGSCPRSHPLGKKKLGIPVPIKW from the exons aTGGCGGACCaggacggcgccgcggccgtgAGCGAAGCGGAGGCCGCCCCTGTTCAG GTTGAAACTGGTGCTGAAAGTGGGGATGCTGAAAGTGAGCAGTACCAACCATTTTTCTCCATGTGCCAGCCGATTCGCTCTGTT AGCTATTCAAATTCCTGGGATATGGTTTGTGCCCCCACAATTAAGAGTAACGAACACAAT AGCAACTTGGATTCGATGGATGATAAATACATGCTGAGTGCACCTTGGCCTGAAAATGGGCAGCCCCAGTCTGAG AATGACATGGATTTGTTAGATGGGGATACAAATATGCAGTCTGAACCCCTCAGCACAGAGCAGCCTAGCTCCAAT GATGAAATAGATATCTGGGATGGGAAAACTAAGCAAGACTCATCATCCCTTCTTGACAGCAAGCTGTACAACTCCGGC AGCGGCGCTGAACCTTGCAACATGGAGGGCCAACAATTTTCTTTGTCCTTTTCCCGCAACACTCAATCTCAATTGGTG GGATCTGGTCTTGGCAATATGGGGAACACATGCTTCCTAAACTCAATTCTTCAGTGTGTCACCCATACAGTCCCACTTTTTCTCAGGCTTCGTTCCACTGATCACTGTGCTCCATGCTCAT atgataaagatggtttctgtTCATTCTGTGCTCTTAAAGAACATATTGATGAATCAATCCGAAGGTCTGGATCTGTTATAAGGCCAGTGAGGTTCAGAGATAATTTAAGGA AATTATCATCAGATTTTAGACCAGGACAACAGGAGGATGCACATGAGTTCCTACGTTGTTTGCTGGACAACCTGGATAAGTGCACCACTGATCCCAAGCCAAAGAATAAGCCCTCATCTTTTGATGAAGAAAGtattgttaagcaggtttttgGAGGCCGACTAAAAAGCAAG TTGACTTGCTGTGAGTGTGGACACTGCTCGGAGACATATGAGCCCTTCTTGGATCTTAGCCTGGAGATTGATCAGGCTGATAACCTTATTGATGCCTTGGAATCTTTTACCAAGTTGGAGCGAATTGGGGATGCTGAGGACAAGCTGAACTGTGAACATTGTAATGCAAAAGTTTGTAAGAACAAGCAACTTATGCTTGATAGATCACCAGATGTCGTTGCCATTCATTTAAAGCGTTTCACCAGCCTTGATAGATCTGTTGAAAAGATTGACAAACATGTGGTGTACCCACTAGAACTTGATTTGAAGCCATTCCATTGTGATCCTGACATCAAT AAGGAGCTGAAATATGATCTTTATGGCGTTGTTGAGCATTCTGGTTCACCTAGCTATGGCCATTATGTTTGTTCTGTTCGTTCTTCACCGAGCACTTGGCATCTAATGAATGACTCCCAT GTTGATTTGATTAGTGAGGCAAGCGCGCTGAACCAGGAAGGGTATATTCTGTTTTATATTAGGCAGGGCAAATTTCAGTGGTTTTCAAGTTTGCTGGAGCAAAAGGATGACCTGCATCCTGAAAATACGAGTGGTGCATCTCCCGTTTCAGTATTGGAGAATATAGATGTGGATTGTCCAACATCCTCTGGTGAAGCAACCAACAGTTCTGGTGATAAATTAGAGAAAGATGAAACTAGTCAATGCAAAACATCTTTCCTTGAGGAGCCAGCTAAGGGATGCCCGATTGATGCTATCAACAAGGCTGACCTAAAAGATGAAATCGTGCCATGCATATCATCTCATCACGATTGTGTGGCTATTAGGTGTCCTGGTAGTGCTGCTGACATTACCAATTTGGACAGACCCTCAACTCCTTCGCCAAAACGCAAGCGTTTCTTCTCTGATGATAATGAGTTTAATGTGTTTGAGTTTGAGGACTTCGGTGATG AAGATGAGACCCCTCTGCTTGGAAACCTTAAATTCACATCAAAAGCTAAGAAGGCTAAGGTTGAATCAGCATCTAAATCGACGAAGGGCCCTTGCATAGATAAGAACGTAACACGATTAGTAAGGAGTATGCCGTCCACTCGGAGAAAAGGCATTGTGGACTGCTTGAGCCAACTCAATGCAGAGCAGGATTCTGGAAGCTGTCCTCGGAGTCACCCTCTTGGCAAAAAGAAACTCGGCATCCCGGTTCCAATCAAATGGTAG
- the LOC127761998 gene encoding ubiquitin carboxyl-terminal hydrolase 21 isoform X2: protein MVETGAESGDAESEQYQPFFSMCQPIRSVSYSNSWDMVCAPTIKSNEHNSNLDSMDDKYMLSAPWPENGQPQSENDMDLLDGDTNMQSEPLSTEQPSSNDEIDIWDGKTKQDSSSLLDSKLYNSGSGAEPCNMEGQQFSLSFSRNTQSQLVGSGLGNMGNTCFLNSILQCVTHTVPLFLRLRSTDHCAPCSYDKDGFCSFCALKEHIDESIRRSGSVIRPVRFRDNLRKLSSDFRPGQQEDAHEFLRCLLDNLDKCTTDPKPKNKPSSFDEESIVKQVFGGRLKSKLTCCECGHCSETYEPFLDLSLEIDQADNLIDALESFTKLERIGDAEDKLNCEHCNAKVCKNKQLMLDRSPDVVAIHLKRFTSLDRSVEKIDKHVVYPLELDLKPFHCDPDINKELKYDLYGVVEHSGSPSYGHYVCSVRSSPSTWHLMNDSHVDLISEASALNQEGYILFYIRQGKFQWFSSLLEQKDDLHPENTSGASPVSVLENIDVDCPTSSGEATNSSGDKLEKDETSQCKTSFLEEPAKGCPIDAINKADLKDEIVPCISSHHDCVAIRCPGSAADITNLDRPSTPSPKRKRFFSDDNEFNVFEFEDFGDEDETPLLGNLKFTSKAKKAKVESASKSTKGPCIDKNVTRLVRSMPSTRRKGIVDCLSQLNAEQDSGSCPRSHPLGKKKLGIPVPIKW, encoded by the exons ATG GTTGAAACTGGTGCTGAAAGTGGGGATGCTGAAAGTGAGCAGTACCAACCATTTTTCTCCATGTGCCAGCCGATTCGCTCTGTT AGCTATTCAAATTCCTGGGATATGGTTTGTGCCCCCACAATTAAGAGTAACGAACACAAT AGCAACTTGGATTCGATGGATGATAAATACATGCTGAGTGCACCTTGGCCTGAAAATGGGCAGCCCCAGTCTGAG AATGACATGGATTTGTTAGATGGGGATACAAATATGCAGTCTGAACCCCTCAGCACAGAGCAGCCTAGCTCCAAT GATGAAATAGATATCTGGGATGGGAAAACTAAGCAAGACTCATCATCCCTTCTTGACAGCAAGCTGTACAACTCCGGC AGCGGCGCTGAACCTTGCAACATGGAGGGCCAACAATTTTCTTTGTCCTTTTCCCGCAACACTCAATCTCAATTGGTG GGATCTGGTCTTGGCAATATGGGGAACACATGCTTCCTAAACTCAATTCTTCAGTGTGTCACCCATACAGTCCCACTTTTTCTCAGGCTTCGTTCCACTGATCACTGTGCTCCATGCTCAT atgataaagatggtttctgtTCATTCTGTGCTCTTAAAGAACATATTGATGAATCAATCCGAAGGTCTGGATCTGTTATAAGGCCAGTGAGGTTCAGAGATAATTTAAGGA AATTATCATCAGATTTTAGACCAGGACAACAGGAGGATGCACATGAGTTCCTACGTTGTTTGCTGGACAACCTGGATAAGTGCACCACTGATCCCAAGCCAAAGAATAAGCCCTCATCTTTTGATGAAGAAAGtattgttaagcaggtttttgGAGGCCGACTAAAAAGCAAG TTGACTTGCTGTGAGTGTGGACACTGCTCGGAGACATATGAGCCCTTCTTGGATCTTAGCCTGGAGATTGATCAGGCTGATAACCTTATTGATGCCTTGGAATCTTTTACCAAGTTGGAGCGAATTGGGGATGCTGAGGACAAGCTGAACTGTGAACATTGTAATGCAAAAGTTTGTAAGAACAAGCAACTTATGCTTGATAGATCACCAGATGTCGTTGCCATTCATTTAAAGCGTTTCACCAGCCTTGATAGATCTGTTGAAAAGATTGACAAACATGTGGTGTACCCACTAGAACTTGATTTGAAGCCATTCCATTGTGATCCTGACATCAAT AAGGAGCTGAAATATGATCTTTATGGCGTTGTTGAGCATTCTGGTTCACCTAGCTATGGCCATTATGTTTGTTCTGTTCGTTCTTCACCGAGCACTTGGCATCTAATGAATGACTCCCAT GTTGATTTGATTAGTGAGGCAAGCGCGCTGAACCAGGAAGGGTATATTCTGTTTTATATTAGGCAGGGCAAATTTCAGTGGTTTTCAAGTTTGCTGGAGCAAAAGGATGACCTGCATCCTGAAAATACGAGTGGTGCATCTCCCGTTTCAGTATTGGAGAATATAGATGTGGATTGTCCAACATCCTCTGGTGAAGCAACCAACAGTTCTGGTGATAAATTAGAGAAAGATGAAACTAGTCAATGCAAAACATCTTTCCTTGAGGAGCCAGCTAAGGGATGCCCGATTGATGCTATCAACAAGGCTGACCTAAAAGATGAAATCGTGCCATGCATATCATCTCATCACGATTGTGTGGCTATTAGGTGTCCTGGTAGTGCTGCTGACATTACCAATTTGGACAGACCCTCAACTCCTTCGCCAAAACGCAAGCGTTTCTTCTCTGATGATAATGAGTTTAATGTGTTTGAGTTTGAGGACTTCGGTGATG AAGATGAGACCCCTCTGCTTGGAAACCTTAAATTCACATCAAAAGCTAAGAAGGCTAAGGTTGAATCAGCATCTAAATCGACGAAGGGCCCTTGCATAGATAAGAACGTAACACGATTAGTAAGGAGTATGCCGTCCACTCGGAGAAAAGGCATTGTGGACTGCTTGAGCCAACTCAATGCAGAGCAGGATTCTGGAAGCTGTCCTCGGAGTCACCCTCTTGGCAAAAAGAAACTCGGCATCCCGGTTCCAATCAAATGGTAG
- the LOC127761999 gene encoding uncharacterized membrane protein At4g09580: MGREERFPVWEAALLAGVAAAFATGLVGVYLSMPHSDYSFLKLPKNLQELQILTDHLEDYTSDYTVQVLVGYCAVYIFMQTFMIPGTIFMSLLAGALFGQLGGVALVVFAATAGASSCYFLSKLIGKPLVFSLWPDKLGFFQKQVAKRREKLLNYMLFLRVTPTLPNTFINLASPIVDVPYHIFFLATFIGLIPAAYVTVRAGIVLGDLSSLSDLYDKQSIALLFLIGVVSVTPTLLGKNEKQQGKGPEMVASSS, from the exons atggggagggaggagaggttcCCGGTGTGGGAGGCGGCactgctcgccggcgtcgcggccgcCTTTGCCACGGGTCTCGTCGGCGTCTACCTCTCCATGCCTCATTCGGACTACAGCTTCCTCAAGCTGCCCAAGAACCTCCAGGAGCTCCAAATCCTCAC GGATCATCTCGAGGACTACACGAGCGACTACACCGTGCAGGTGCTGGTGGGCTATTGTGCCGTGTACATCTTCATGCAGACGTTCATGATCCCAGGAACCATATTCATGTCCCTCCTTGCCGGAGCACTCTTTGGCCAGCTTGGTGGTGTTGCCCTTGTGGTCTTTGCCGCCACGGCTGGAGCTTCTTCATGCTACTTCCTGTCTAAGCTGATTGGGAAACCGTTGGTCTTCTCATTGTGGCCGGACAAACTTGGGTTCTTTCAGAAGCAG gttgcaaaaaggagagagaagctgTTGAATTACATGCTTTTCCTTAGAGTAACTCCAACATTGCCCAATACTTTCATCAATTTAGCGTCGCCGATAGTGGATGTGCCCTACCATATTTTCTTCCTGGCAACCTTTATTGGACTAATCCCAGCTGCCTATGTGACTGTCAGG GCTGGAATAGTTTTGGGAGACTTGAGCTCATTGAGTGACCTATATGATAAACAATCAATAGCACTGTTGTTCTTGATTGGGGTTGTTTCGGTGACACCGACATTGTTGGGCAAGAACGAGAAGCAACAAGGCAAAGGGCCAGAAATGGTAGCTAGCAGTAGCTGA